The Myripristis murdjan chromosome 8, fMyrMur1.1, whole genome shotgun sequence genomic sequence TCGTCACCTGGAGTTGCTcttccagcagctcctcctgcacctGGACGACCCTGACAACTCAGTGCAGGAACAAGTGCTCGGTGAGATTGGGCTTGGGGGGGTTAACTAGAAAGCTCCAAGATTACAGCAGATTTGTGTGAGCTTTGATGCTGAGGTTGTTTTGAAGATTTAACATGGGGGAAGTCAACACATCCTGATTACACTGTTTTGACAGTGGGtgcaaaaatgaataattagcttgcatccaagaaaaaaaaatcaggctaCCTTTACTCCCTGAGGAATGTGCCATAGCGGGGTGAGATATTAACAGTATACAGGGGAGGGAATTGAAATACTAGCCCTTCCTTCAAGCCTATCTTAAGCTTCACTGTTAATCATAACCATATCTCTGTATGAAATatagcaattttttttcaaggtgGTCTTTAATGCATTTATGAATGTTCTTCTAAAAACATTTTACCGACAGCCCTCGACAGCACAGCTGATAAGAACAGGGAGGATTGGAAAGATAACCACAAGGGAGACATGTAATATGAAACATATAGTTACATATATAATGCATATATATGACtagagatgatgatgagaggTAGGCATATTGATGCTGATTATCTGATAAACGCATTTCGCTGATAACACATAGCGAAGATGATGATCTGGAATATGAGGTGATGACGCAGTCAAGCGGTGATACTCTGCAGACCTGCCTGCAGTGTCCCAGCCACTCATAGACGGATGAGAGGAATTAGGGTATCTTCTATCAAACGCTAGCTTATTGCCCTGGCCCACTTCCAGCAGGTCCCCCTCTCCCTTATTTCAAAGGCTCTCCATTATGCTCCTTTTCCTCGCAATTCATCACCAGTGGCAGCTCAAGCTAaacccccacaccccacccccaaagTGCCAAAGGAAATCTATTGACTGCTGAGCTGGAGGTGGGATTCAGGGGAGTGAAACATAGGATCCAGATACAGGacggtgtgtgtgcaagtgacATTCCAGCACCCTGCCGAAAGAAATGCATCTGTACCCTCCATCCACCTGGGCCAGGCAGGGCTATCTGTGGAGCTAATGTGCCCCCTCCCGCCTTCCCCCAGCGCTCCCTATAGGAGATCTCCAAATGGTGCTCCTCTAATCAAAACCACATGGAGACGccctttccctccatctctccacacATACACCCATTCCACTTAATCCCTCTGTCTTTTATCtgtccctctcccctccctctatctcttcccctcttcctctcgaGTTCGACATGTTTTCCGAGAGGCTCGGCAATGATCTGCAGCTTCAcgggtgtgttttatttatgtattgctGGAAAGTCTGAGTGGCTTTTCCTGAAGTGTGTAACCGGAGGGCTTAGCTCCTCTGGGCTTTtcactctctcccactctcatgGATGTTAGCTGTCATTACTTCTGACAGGGCGCAGGTGAGCACTGATGCTTTAGCCAGAGATGAGAGGCCTCGGATCTCTCAGCTCATATGGTTAGACGGGAGGGGGGGGCATTCTCACACTCACCAGATGCAGCAATAGCTTCCATACCGTGAATTCTAGACGGCTTTTGAAAGCCTTCCAAGGACAATAAGCATTTCTGTCATTGCCTTTGGTTGTTAAGTGTCTGTGACCTTGACTGTAAAAGCTGGAACAATACAGCTGTAAATCAGCCCTTAAGAACCGACCTTCGCTCAGAAACTATTTTTCTCATAGGCGAGTGCTGGTCACTTGTGTGCACTTTGACAAGTCTTTTAAAATACTGCCAGGTTTTCACACAAGATGGGTGTTTTTGAGAATTCCTTTTTAATTGTATAGCCACTGCAATAAAGGCTTTTCAAGGTTAcctgtttttaccttttttttctcccactttttcacttttggaGTGTGTTTGACTACTAAGAGCATCCagtcttttcttccttttcctaGTTCATAGAGATGGTTTGAATCCATCGGTCTTGTACAGTATAAAGATGTGGATGTGCTGCCCTGTACATAAAAATCACCCTGAAGTGCATGCGTGTTGAAGAGAGCTAGGACACAGCTGGGAGTCTCCCGGTGAAATGAGATGACCTTACATTGTGCCGAGTGATCATCTGAATTTGACAGCAGCCATAACCGCCTGCACCGCAAATCTGGACACATTCCACTCTCTCATGCATGGCTCcgtttgaagattttttttttccctgctgctccactctttcttcctctctatctctttctctttgttcctTTTATTCTTGATCCCATTCTTATGGTTCTTGGATTTCAAACGCATGTCTGGGAAGTGGCTTGATGTCTGCAGCATGTCCTGACAGCATGATGGACAGTACCgccacccctccctctcctcctgcattctctctcttcccccttaCTAATCCCACTGCCCTGGCAGCAGGTCTGCTACCTGCTcaatcacacacgcacacacacacacacacacacacacactattggcACTGGCATAACTCACTTCTCACGAGTCATCATTGTTCTTTATTTCAAAGTATCACTCCACCTCAACAGAGTACAGTGCACACATGGGGTAAAAATCCCCTTCATCTCCTAAAAGAACAAAGGCGGGCTCCTTGAGGTATCAGATGATGAGTTTACATGAGCTAACTCATCCAGAGTGACGGCGTGTCACCACTGGAGCGCCACTTTTGCAGCGTGATTTCCTAAGCATTTACCGTTGACAGCAATTCAAGTAATTCTATATACCTCTGAGGCTTAGCGGTAGGTCCCAGCGCTGATGTGGGAACTGAAGGAGGAAACAGTCTAATAAGACAGGGAGTTATCGCCACCCAGTGGAAAGACAGGACATCTGCACGTTTGAACTGCAAAATTAATGAGTTCATCATTGCCATGTTGCAGGCATGTTGTCTGTTCTTGGACATTGTAGAAAACATCACACCAACATACAATGTCTGTATGAGAGATGGAAAGTACCTGTGTGATTAAGCGTAAGCCTAATCTAAGTATAAGTAACTAAAACTAGAATTTTGGCATGTTTGGCACAGTACATGTGAATAGATTATCATGCATTGCGTATACTTAAATGTTAGTAAGTATTTCAAATTTATGGAATTCTACTCCATGTTAAAGTGTTTGATGCAAGCAGTGTAACATTGTTAGTAAAACTAATGTTAACTTTTTTgtatagaaatagaaataactTGCCTATGCTTTGtagctgtgtctctctcttttattcctGTTATTGCTCTATGTTATGGATTATGGTGATATGATTTATAGACAGTCTTAAACTCTTATCATTCAAGCCTCGGGTTTTTTACTGGTGATGTTTATAGTACTCATCATGGCATCTTGTACAAAAAAGTTGGGTGGTCTTATCTATCTGAGAGATGTGATAAGCATGTGTATTTCTTTAACCCTTGTTGGGAAGCTGCCATCTTATATCATTTCTATGGTAGACTGGTCCTCTGGACCATATCAAACTCTGTCTGGTGACTGGCTTTCACCCAAGCCTGTCCCTCAAGTCTATACTGAGCTCAGAAGATCTGCTTTTAGTTTCTGTGCTCCGACCACCTGTAACTCTTTACAAATCACCCTAAAAATTAATTCTATGGTAACCCTTTGTCAGTTTTAATCCCTGATCTCTGACCTTATAGAGGCCCTGATATTGAGAGATTAAATTGTTGAGATATGATGTCATACttgatgtcatacttgaacaatGAAATAGGTTCAAAttggtgagattaaaatatgttatgttaaaataatcacacattTTTAATATGATAACAATTTTGAGTGAATTAATTTCTAGTGAAATAAAGCTATTCCACATTTTCCTGAGGACCAGTAGACCAGCTGTTCTATCAGATTATTTCTGGTTTTACTTCAGTGAAAGATGTGTCTGCTACCATCACAGCCTAATCCTGACTGGGTCTTGTCTCTGCTGTgtggttgtgttgtgtgtgtgtgtgtgtgtgtgtgtgtgtatgtgtgtgtgtgcgtgcgcaggGGTCCTGAAGACAGGCAGCTCAGTCTACCCGGCACTTTTAAAGAGGGAAGTGGAGGCGGCGAGGGACAAACAGCGCAGCCCTGCCTACTGCGACCAGTTGCTCCAGCACATCAACTCACTACCAGAGGAGACTGGAGACTGTGCAGAGTAACACCCTGTTACTCtctgaaacaaatgcaaagaCTGGAGTTTGTGCCTTAGTTTAAAGAATTACCCttctcattttcaccttttactgTAAAACCAGTGTTGATGAACAATCTAACACGAACTAATGTGATTGGGCTGTTTTCCACGCTGGTGGCCTTGTGTTAAAGGACTAGTTCaaccccaaaatgaaaattcagtcatTATCCAGATGGTGGACTTGAGTTGAGTTTTGACCTACATGAAAGTCAGTAAATAAAGACTGAGTATTCTTTTTGGTGCGAACTATTCTGATAATTCATGAATTCAGCTGGATACTCTCCTCGGACCTCTGTCCTTATTGCGACTTCTTTTAGAGgcacattttgttcatttcctTTCGTTTTCATGTTTGGCTGTTTGTTCATGAAACTTCCTCatgcatttattgttaaatgaactttttattccttttgcGCTGATTTATATTCATTCTGTGGTTTTAATGAAACAAAGtgcttttttattcattctgtggttttgttttaaatgctttAAAAGAGTGGGTCCAAAGATGTGGAGATGATTCAGGGAATCAATGCGATTTTGCAGCAGCCCCGCACCCAAACTGTCAACATCTCAGGTACCAGATGGGGCAGTGTGAGCCTGAGGGGATTCACCCAGCTCTCCTCAGCAACAGCTCACATAAGCAGAAtgagccttcaaaataaaagcatatttttttctgaaaatctatactactactactactactactactactactactaataataataataataataataatgatgatgatgataatgataattattagtagtagtagtagaacaTAGAACAGGTAGTGGTATTACCTTTGGGTATGTAGTCTACAGGgcaacaaaaaatgcattaaattaagACTAAATATCCTAGAATACCTTCTTTGTTCACACTTCCCTGCTTTGTGTCAGGCTACCAAAAATAACTTCACATGGCATGTTCGTCAGTAAGCGTTTTATTCTGCAAATTGTAAGCGGAAGTCCTGTAGCCTACTTGTTTATTCTACTAAACACTAATAACACTAATGACGGTAAAGCGCCCCCAATCCCCGCGCTCGCTGCCCCCTCCCGGTCTCCCCTCCTTCACCAGCCGCGCTGTCATGTAGTGAAAATGCTGAGTGTCATGTTTGGAGTGGGTTTGGAGCCGCTGGCCAGACCGTGGCTCTGCTCACTGACTCATGATGATGCAGTCACCTGCGTGCTGACAGTGGGCATTAACATACTGCTCCATCGATAGCGTGTACCTTAACAACTGATCATCGGCATTACTTTTTAATACTGgtcgtgattttttttttttcatccactgCGCCTTTCGCAATGTTACAAATTGGAGATGAACTGGTGTATTTTTCGGCGGTGTTCCTGTTGGTGATGCTCGGAACGAGGAGCGCCACGGGTGCTTCCATCCTCACCGCATCCCTCTACGTCTTCATGGTGATGTTCCGCTTCCCTCCGGTGCCTGCGGACCAGGCCGGCCGGGTCCTGCGGCCGAAGGCCGCTGCAGGTGGCGTCCCGGTGGTGGCGCACCGCGCAGGGAGCCACGACGCTCCGGAGAACACACTGGCAGCGATCAGAGAGGTGAGGCAGGCAGCATCAGGCATCTCCTCTCCTGGAAATACCCAAGCATACACATTCATGCAGGGAAATGTTAGGAGAAAAGAACAATAGTCTTAGTAAAGTACATTTTAGAAGCATGGGGCATCAAAGCCATACCTCCTCCAGGCCTAAGAAATAGTGAAGCTTACTATAGGAGATTGAAAATGTCACCAGTTACTATAAGATCACCTAAAACTAAGTACTGAggaccacagacacactgttaAGTTTTAATGGTCAGTCAGTACAGGCAACTGTACATTTCCATAGACCCCTGCAGTGCTGCCTCACAGTGTGGCTCATTGCACACATGATGCAGTTAGCCGCATTAGGCTGTGGGTGCTGATGCACCTTTCATAACAAGTTTTACTCATATATTGAAGCCACCTCCATGGATGACACATGCTGCATATACTGGATGATCCAGTCCATAACTACATAACCCAAGGTTCCTATTTTGCACAACTGACAGACTGTAAATCCCGTTCTCCCAGGCTGTTCCTGTCTTTTTAAATGTCGAAGTTGCTGAGCTAGTGTCCTTGCAGGAGCACACTACAGTGTCCCACATGCCGTCCTCATACTGCATGCTGTGTCTCAGCAGTATGTCTCAGGAAAGAGGTCAAGGGTAATAACCTGATCCATACCTGATCCAGTGTTATCTCAACTATGTCTGATTTTTCCCACCAAgcttttcctttaaaaaaagatCTGTCTGCATTCTATTAAAATCAAGCCCTTTATGTTTAATGCAATAAGTGATTTCTAAACAGCTCTTTGATGTGATGGCAATCAATAACATTTCTAATAAATTGCAATTGCTTCTTTCAACGAGCCAGTGCTAAAACCACTTTTCTTAATCACCTCCTAGGGTGTGTTAATGCTGAGGAGTGCTCCATTTTGCTGCTACTCATCTTCAGCGTTGCTTTTGACCTCAGTGTCTATCTCTGCTAGGCTTGAAAAGGATTGTGGTGCAAGATGCAAAGGCATAatgactgtgggaggaaactgaagCACCCCTGAggaaaaccacagaaacacacatgcaaactccaGGCAGGAAGGTGCTGACAAAAAGTGCTAACCACTGAGACACCCTCCTTATACAGGCTCGACTTCTCAGGTCATTTAACACTCCTATGAATTTCCGCCTGTCAGTACGTTTCagtttagggggaaaaaaattctcccctgtcttttcctctgtcttttcccTCCCTGCTCTAGGCCAGTAGGAATGGGGCTACTGGAGTGGAATTGGACCTGAGTTTCACAGCAGATGGGGTGCCAGTGCTGATGCATGATGAGACTGTGGACCGCACCACCAATGGCTCTGGACCGATTAACAAATTGCAACTGGCCCAGCTCAGAAGACTAGACGCCTCTGCCCGCCACAGGCTCAAGTATGCTTCCTCTCCAAAAGCCATCTGAGCTAGGCTGTGCACAGATATGGGACCAAAGGTGCTTCATGACCTGCCCAGTTATGCTGCTGATCACCAAAACTGTCTTCATTAATGCACTTTAGGAATTAATCAGTTGTTTTCCATCATCTTTGCACCGATCAGAACAAGGTGTCCATGAAAGAAGAGCTGATATTGTCTGAAAaccagcattttgtttttgccttaaAGTTTCAGTTGCAGGAATGCCCCTCTCTTTTGAGTGAGCTCTTGTCCTACACAGATGTGTCACCATTTCATGTTTCTGAGACAGTGTAATACTGAAGCAGCTTTATCCCCTCTGCTGCCGTTTTGTGTAACCAGTTCAGGACGACATCACAGCTCTCTTTGAGCAGCTTTCCTTGTTTCTCTGCAGTGAAATACAATGTGGCAGGGACACATCAATACACTGTCAGTCATCAGTGCaagtctcttctctctctctctctctcgctctctttcaaCTCCAACTGAGAGAAATTAACAGCGACCAAAAGGGCTACAGAGCTATTTGGGCTCACACAAGGCTTCATGTAGCTGCTGGATGGACTCCTGATGTTTTATCATGTTATACTGTCTTTTCCTTCTTTATACGTTCCTTGCCACATCCAAGGAAGTGATATTATGACCACTCTGTTGGATCAGtctccattttaaaaaaaaaaagaaaggaataaaaagcaaattattttaacattacaaaaatgTCACCCTTCAAGACTTCCATTAATTGATCCAGCAACAGCCTATTGCCCTGTTATCTGTACATGACAGCCATATGCTAATCTGTTTAGTGACAGAGGTTTTACGTTTGCTGGAATATCACATCATTTAACATCATTtactttgcttttctgtttatgtcCTGTTGTAAGAAAATGTGCCTGCTTGTACTTTGTTTCAATGCAGATTCAGAACAAGGACAAGAGAAAATACACTTGGAGAATGAAAGCATGAACGAGATATATAGCAGAAATGTTATCTCAAATACAGCAGACCAACCTTTTGTGCAGGCTAAACTGCTGTGGTTTCCTGCGACAGGGACAAGTTCAGTGGAGAGAAGGTCCCAACTCTCCATGAGGCAGTGGGGGAATgcatcaaacagcagctgacCATCTTCTTTGCTGTCAAAGGTCAAACCGATAAGGTACTATGCACACCAACCCAAGGTCAATATTTCACTGAGTGCCCCTTTACATATACATATTAGATATATGGATGTCAACATGGGAACTGGGAAGTTACGGCAGCTTCAGACAGCTGTAAGAGGAGGCAATCCACAGACATTCCCAGTGCGGTGATCACAAAGTCTCTGGCAGCTGCTGGTGGCAGTTCAGCTGGCCTCCAGCCTCCTCACGTGGCTCACTCAGATTCCCCTCCTTGTGACATACACTTTCACCTCACTCGGTAGAGTTTAGTAACTTCTTACTCATAAACCTCACCAACAACCTTCTTTCTCTTGCTGAAATCTCTTGTATTTTAGGGTTATTGGAATGTTTTTGCCTCAGGCGATACCTTTCGACCTTGCTGAAAGGTAACAGCGTTGCTCTCTTTTTGCCAGGCTGCATCAGCGCTTCATGAGATGTATAAGAAGTTCCCTGCCCTGTATAACTCCAGTGTAGTTTGCTCCTTTGAGCCCAAAGTCATCTACAAGGTGAGGTCTTCCTCAGTTACTCTAAAGCATGATTAATTAATAAGAATACTAATAACAATGGTAAAAATGCcaatcaatcatcatcatcaacattgTCATCAACAACTCTTAATATTTAGAGGTATTAATGTTTCCCGACAGATAAATTCTCATAAATACTCATttactctttcatttttttaaatgatttaatatATATATGGAATTATCTCTTTATCCCCATGTCCCTCTTGTAATCTGACAGCACCCTGTTGACCTACCGCCTCCTCTGCTCCACAGATGCGTCAGACTGACCCCAAGGTGGTCACGGCTCTGACCCACCGGCCCTGGAGCCTGAGTCGCTTTAGTGATGGCACTCCTCGCTCCCTGTCATCCTGGAGTCAGTTCTGGAGCGGGCTGCTGGACGTCCTGCTGGACTGGGCTCACCACCACCTGCTCTGGAACCTGTGTGGGGTGTCTGCCATCCTCATGCAGAAAGATTTCATCTCACTGTAGGTGCAGCTAGATACTGTATGGTTTGACTTTCATGTAATTCTCTAATATGTTTAAGTTGAGTGGGACGACGTGAGTTAAGAGCTCTGTCCCCTTTTTGAGAGCTGTAGATTTGTCCTGTTTTCAAGAAGTTATTTCAAGTGCTGGGTGCAATTGCTGGCAGGAAATTCCTTCAGCCCACAAGACCCGACAACTCCAAATTTAGAGCAAAATACAAAGCTGTCCGAAAAACTATAAACAGCTGTAGGCATCCAGGCAAAGCTACACTTTCAACCACCCTACACTCTCTTGAACCTGttgccaaaaaatattttcacccCATCAGGGATAAAGAATAAGAAATTTAGTTTAGAAGAGGGCACAGTTTAAGTAATTTCTGGGGAATGAggacattttaattttgaaatagCATGGGCCCTCTGTCGCTTGTGTCCCGCTGGCTCTGTGCATGTCGGAAGATTGCAAGTAGTGGGAGAGTAGGATCTGTATGATTCAGCCTGAGAAAGATGCTAGAGAATAGGTCATGAGATCACCAAAGATGAGAGGGTTTATCCTCTGAGGAACATAAATGTGCCTTTTAAATTTTATGGCAATCcatcaaaaatattttgagatatcaaatttcacattttggccTAAAGGTTGCGCTACAGGGGAGGTCATAAagtcatcaaaatcaagaggcCTCACCAAATATCATCAAAACCCACCAGTTACATTTTGTGATATCTTGTGGCCTGAGAGTAGCACTGGACAAAAGATCATGAGGTCACCGAACTGAGatggttcatcctctggggaacTTGAATGTGCTCACAACATTTCATGCTAATCTGCTCAACAGATTGTGAGACACTGTGaaacaaatctgacattttgggTTAAGGAttgcgctagaggaaaggtgatGGTGACTCCAAAACTGATAGGGTTAATTTCCTGGGAAGCATGAGTAGATGCAGCAAATGACTTtgcaagctttccatgaca encodes the following:
- the LOC115364001 gene encoding glycerophosphodiester phosphodiesterase 1-like; amino-acid sequence: MLQIGDELVYFSAVFLLVMLGTRSATGASILTASLYVFMVMFRFPPVPADQAGRVLRPKAAAGGVPVVAHRAGSHDAPENTLAAIREASRNGATGVELDLSFTADGVPVLMHDETVDRTTNGSGPINKLQLAQLRRLDASARHRLKDKFSGEKVPTLHEAVGECIKQQLTIFFAVKGQTDKAASALHEMYKKFPALYNSSVVCSFEPKVIYKMRQTDPKVVTALTHRPWSLSRFSDGTPRSLSSWSQFWSGLLDVLLDWAHHHLLWNLCGVSAILMQKDFISLDYVQYWAERGVEVVGWTINTVVEKEYYQNLLKISYITDSLLEDCDPRY